The following proteins are co-located in the Hevea brasiliensis isolate MT/VB/25A 57/8 chromosome 11, ASM3005281v1, whole genome shotgun sequence genome:
- the LOC110632859 gene encoding protein E6 translates to MGSSPKLCSFFFLLALFFMQTYARDSQFFSKVSPTTINSKEAAVIPNVEEENLKKQEQEPTFMPENQNGYGLYGQESTQTQFPTTTKLGNAPYTTTTTYSPYKETYTKYPSTNTNYFNNNQYNNNAYEEEQQNLGETSLHERSYTPTTNQNNNYYYNGANGYKNEGKQGMSDTRFLENGKYYYDIKGEMSNYYPNQYHNSRNNYDTRGYYNNNNENFYDNSMQSYQNQENFQEAQDEQYVP, encoded by the coding sequence ATGGGTTCCTCTCCAAAACTCtgttcctttttcttcctcttagCCCTTTTCTTTATGCAAACTTATGCTAGAGACAGCCAGTTCTTTAGCAAGGTCTCTCCCACCACCATCAACAGCAAAGAGGCTGCGGTGATCCCCAACGTAGAAGAAGAGAACTTGAAGAAGCAAGAACAAGAGCCAACCTTCATGCCAGAGAACCAAAATGGTTATGGCCTGTATGGTCAAGAGTCCACCCAGACCCAATTTCCGACCACCACTAAACTGGGAAATGCACCCTACACTACCACCACCACTTACAGCCCCTACAAAGAAACCTACACCAAATACCCCAGCACCAACACCAATTATTTCAATAACAATCAATACAACAACAATGCATACGAGGAAGAGCAACAAAACTTGGGTGAAACAAGCCTCCATGAAAGAAGCTACACCCCCACGACCAACCAGAACAACAACTATTACTACAATGGTGCAAATGGGTACAAAAACGAAGGGAAGCAAGGCATGAGTGACACCAGATTCTTGGAAAATGGGAAGTACTATTATGATATCAAGGGTGAGATGAGCAACTACTACCCAAATCAGTACCATAATTCAAGAAACAATTACGATACTAGGGGTTATTACAATAACAACAACGAGAATTTCTATGACAATTCCATGCAAAGCTATCAGAACCAGGAGAACTTCCAAGAGGCCCAAGATGAGCAGTACGTGCCTTGA
- the LOC110632864 gene encoding glutathione S-transferase U19: MAEEVVLLDLWVSPYAARVKIALAEKGIEYESKEEDLSNKSSLLLEMNPVYKKVPVLIHKGKPISESRIIVQYIDELWNHKSPLLPSDPYARAHARFWADFVDQKIQGTMYRLFEAASSESREAAEKELIEDFKVMEGELGKKPYFGGETFGFVDIAFIPSYRYYYGHETLGNFNLVEELPKLAAWVKRCLQRESVSKSLHDPNKVYEFISELRKKRGLE; this comes from the exons ATGGCAGAGGAAGTGGTCTTATTGGATTTGTGGGTTAGTCCTTACGCAGCCAGGGTGAAAATTGCCCTGGCTGAGAAGGGAATAGAGTATGAGTCCAAGGAAGAGGATTTGAGCAACAAGAGCTCACTGCTTTTAGAAATGAACCCTGTCTATAAGAAAGTCCCGGTCTTGATACATAAGGGGAAACCCATATCTGAATCACGGATCATAGTTCAATACATAGATGAGCTCTGGAATCACAAGTCTCCTTTGCTGCCTTCTGACCCTTACGCGAGAGCTCATGCCCGGTTTTGGGCTGATTTTGTTGATCAAAAG ATCCAAGGTACCATGTACAGGCTTTTTGAGGCAGCAAGCAGTGAAAGCAGAGAAGCAGCAGAGAAGGAACTCATTGAAGACTTTAAAGTGATGGAAGGTGAGCTTGGGAAGAAGCCCTACTTCGGAGGAGAGACGTTCGGGTTTGTAGATATTGCTTTCATTCCCTCCTATAGATACTATTATGGCCATGAGACCTTGGGAAACTTTAACCTAGTGGAAGAGCTTCCCAAGCTCGCAGCATGGGTCAAGAGATGCTTGCAAAGGGAGAGTGTGTCCAAGTCCTTGCATGACCCCAACAAGGTCTATGAATTTATTTCGGAACTACGTAAGAAGAGGGGATTAGAAtga